A stretch of the Panicum virgatum strain AP13 chromosome 9N, P.virgatum_v5, whole genome shotgun sequence genome encodes the following:
- the LOC120688079 gene encoding tRNA (carboxymethyluridine(34)-5-O)-methyltransferase-like isoform X1 — MSCWRVSSVQSTPEIEKKYVHRVYDAIAPHFSATRFAKWPKVAGFLNSLRPGSIVLDAGCGNGKYLGFNPDCFFIGCDISPPLIEICSGRGHEVLVADAVNLPYRDDFGDAAISIAVLHHLSTDDRRRKAIEELIRVVRRGGLVLITVWAREQEDKSLLNKWTPLCEKYNEEWVDQSSPPLRSQSATLLESIAETDEDAGLLKQTDVELKKCHDAVKDKTIMDCSNTNTDQDEKNQQEYFVPWHLPFHRAEIGGASAAALENGFAKKDEKKGTVVYNRYYHVFVEGELQRLVSGIKNAAIVDQF, encoded by the exons ATGAGTTGTTGGCGGGTCTCAAGTGTTCAGTCCACTCCAGAAATTGAAAAGAAGTATGTGCATCGTGTCTATGATGCCATAGCTCCCCATTTCAGCGCAACAAGATTTGCTAAATGGCCCAAGGTTGCAGGGTTCTTGAATTCCTTGAGGCCAGGGTCGATTGTACTGGATGCCGGCTGTGGTAATGGCAAGTATTTGGGCTTCAACCCTGATTGTTTCTTCATAGGATGCGATATAAGCCCACCGCTTATTGAGATATGTTCTGGGAGAGGGCATGAGGTGTTGGTTGCTGATGCTGTCAACCTCCCATACAGAGATGATTTTGGTGACGCAGCAATTTCAATTGCTGTGTTGCATCATTTAAGCACTGATGATAGGCGGAGGAAGGCCATAGAAGAGCTTATCCGTGTTGTTCGGAGAGGTGGTCTGGTGCTCATCACAGTCTGGGCTAGGGAGCAGGAAGACAAGTCATTGCTCAACAAGTGGACTCCTCTCTGCGAGAAATATAATGAAGAGTGGGTTGATCAGAGCAGTCCTCCATTACGTAGTCAATCTGCAACTCTTCTGGAAAGCATTGCAGAAACTGATGAAGATGCTGGTTTGCTGAAGCAAACTGATGTTGAATTGAAAAAATGCCATGATGCCGTGAAGGATAAGACCATTATGGACTGTAGTAATACAAATACTGATCAGGATGAGAAAAATCAGCAGGAGTACTTTGTTCCATGGCATCTACCATTTCACCGAGCAGAAATTGGTggtgcatctgctgctgctcttgAGAATGGATTTGCAAAGAAAGATGAGAAGAAGGGTACAGTGGTCTACAATCGTTATTATCATGTTTTTGTTGAAGGGGAACTTCAAAG ATTAGTCTCTGGTATAAAGAATGCTGCTATTGTTGACCAATTCTAA
- the LOC120688078 gene encoding receptor kinase-like protein Xa21 gives MVVILISKPPLRKLAFFIICLATFVAAQTSLAAHGAIASVPHIPNSDQLALMSFKSLVRSDPSRALASWGNMSIPMCRWRGVACGLRGHRRGHVVALDLPELNLTGTITPALGNLTYLRRLNLSSNGFQGFLPPELGTIHDLRVLNIGANQFSGTIPSSLGNLSALTALYAFENNFEGSIPPLQHLSSLSALGLGTNRLQGTIPSWLGNLSSLVFLNLQHNGLVGQIPESLGNLEKLTKLDVLVNNLSGPIPSSLGNLYAITELALNNNELEGPLPPLMFNNLSSLEFLNIEYNNLNGTLPPNIASNLPNLNFFLVSDNEFQGMLPSSLCNASMLQVLEAVENFLSGTIPECLGAQQTSLSAVSIAANQFEATNDADWSFVASLTNCSNLVTLDVGLNNLHGVLPNSIGNLSTQLEYLSIAYNNITGTVTEGIGNLINLQTLYMPHNTLIGAIPASLGNLNKLSELFLYNNALSGPMPVTLGNLTQLTKLLLSTNAISGPIPSSLSHCPLEVLDLSHNNLSGPTPKELFSIPTLSSFINISHNSISGSLPSEVGKLENLNGLDLSYNMISGEIPSSIGGCQSLDYLNLSGNILQGTIPMSLGNLKGLVGLDLSHNNLSGAIPEILARLTGLSILDLSFNKLQGGVPSDGIFLNAKKILITGNDGFCGGIPQLGLPPCPTQTTKNPHRKLVITVSVCSAVACVTLVFALFALQQRRREKTKSDQQRLVLGEQYMRVSYAELASATNGFASENLIGAGSFGSVYKGTMRSNDQQIEIAVKVLNLMQRGASKSFVAECETLRCARHRNLVKILTICSSIDFKGHDFKALVYEFLPNGNLDQWLHKHIIEDGEPKALDLIARLNVATNVASSLDYLHQHKPTPIIHCDLKPSNVLLDSSMVARVGDFGLARFLHQDVGTSSGWASMRGSIGYVAPEYGLGNEVSTHGDVYSYGILLLEMFTGKRPTNNEFGGAMGLRKYVQNALPDRVSTIMDQQLQMKTEDGEPATSNSKLRISCIASILQVGISCSEEMPMARVSIGDALKELQAIRDKFQKLLCSEEASSSH, from the exons ATGGTGGTGATCCTCATCAGCAAGCCTCCCTTGCGCAAGCTCGCCTTCTTCATCATTTGCCTTGCCACATTCGTGGCTGCACAGACCTCACTGGCAGCTCACGGAGCAATCGCCTCTGTCCCTCACATCCCTAACTCCGACCAGCTCGCGCTCATGTCATTCAAGTCACTCGTGAGGAGTGACCCATCGCGAGCCCTAGCTTCGTGGGGTAACATGTCCATCCCCATGTGCcggtggcgcggcgtggcgtgTGGCCTGAGGGGACATCGCCGGGGCCATGTGGTGGCTCTGGACCTCCCCGAGCTCAACCTGACGGGCACCATCACCCCTGCGCTGGGAAACCTCACTTACTTGAGGCGACTCAATCTTTCATCGAATGGCTTCCAAGGGTTCCTGCCTCCAGAGCTAGGTACTATCCATGACCTCCGTGTGCTGAACATAGGTGCAAATCAGTTCTCAGGAACGATCCCCAGTTCACTGGGAAACCTCTCAGCGTTGACAGCTCTTTATGCTTTCGAAAATAACTTTGAAGGAAGCATTCCACCACTACAACACCTCTCGTCTCTTAGTGCACTTGGGTTGGGGACAAACAGACTCCAAGGAACCATCCCTTCGTGGTTAGGCAATCTCTCTTCATTAGTATTCCTAAATCTTCAGCACAATGGTCTTGTTGGTCAGATCCCAGAATCATTAGGAAATCTTGAGAAACTTACAAAACTTGATGTCTTGGTAAACAATCTTTCAGGCCCCATACCTAGTTCGCTTGGCAACCTCTATGCCATCACTGAACTTGCTCTAAATAATAATGAGCTGGAAGGCCCTTTGCCCCCTTTAATGTTCAATAATCTTTCCTCCCTTGAATTTCTAAATATAGAATACAACAACTTGAATGGGACCCTTCCCCCTAATATTGCAAGCAACCTTCCGAATTTAAACTTTTTTCTAGTATCAGACAATGAATTTCAAGGCATGCTCCCGTCATCCCTTTGCAACGCTTCCATGCTTCAAGTTCTTGAAGCAGTAGAAAACTTCCTGTCGGGAACGATTCCAGAATGCTTAGGAGCTCAACAAACGAGCCTGTCTGCAGTGTCAATTGCAGCAAATCAGTTTGAAGCAACAAACGATGCTGATTGGAGCTTTGTGGCTAGCCTGACCAATTGTAGCAACTTGGTTACACTAGATGTTGGCTTGAATAATCTCCATGGGGTGCTGCCAAATTCAATTGGTAATCTCTCAACACAGCTGGAGTATCTCAGCATCGCATACAACAATATAACTGGAACAGTGACAGAAGGAATCGGTAACCTCATCAACTTGCAAACACTTTACATGCCTCATAACACTCTCATAGGTGCTATTCCAGCATCTCTAGGCAACCTGAATAAGCTGTCTGAATTATTTCTGTACAATAATGCTTTGTCTGGACCCATGCCAGTCACTCTTGGCAATCTTACACAACTTACTAAACTTCTCCTCAGTACGAATGCTATAAGTGGACCTATACCATCTAGTCTCAGCCACTGTCCTTTAGAAGTATTGGATCTTTCTCACAACAATCTTTCTGGTCCGACACCAAAAGAACTCTTTTCAATACCAACTTTGTCGAGTTTCATTAACATTTCTCATAATTCCATATCTGGGTCTTTGCCATCAGAAGTTGGAAAACTAGAAAATCTGAACGGACTTGATTTATCTTATAATATGATTTCTGGTGAGATTCCATCCTCCATTGGTGGGTGTCAAAGCCTAGACTATCTCAATCTATCTGGAAACATCCTTCAGGGGACAATTCCAATGTCACTAGGAAATCTAAAGGGCCTTGTAGGGCTTGATCTTTCTCATAATAATTTGTCGGGGGCCATCCCTGAGATCCTTGCCAGACTAACTGGCCTTTCGATACTGGATCTTTCATTCAATAAACTCCAAGGTGGAGTTCCAAGTGATGGGATATTTCTGAATGCAAAAAAGATCTTAATCACTGGGAATGATGGTTTTTGTGGTGGTATCCCTCAACTGGGATTGCCACCTTGCCCCACCCAGACCACCAAGAACCCACATCGAAAACTTGTCATAACAGTCTCCGTATGCAGTGCAGTTGCCTGCGTCACATTAGTATTTGCATTGTTTGCACTCCAACAAAGGCGCCGCGAGAAGACAAAATCAGACCAACAAAGGTTGGTCTTGGGTGAGCAATATATGAGGGTTTCTTATGCCGAATTGGCTAGCGCGACAAACGGTTTTGCATCGGAGAACCTCATAGGAGCAGGGAGCTTtggatcagtttacaaaggaaCAATGAGAAGCAACGACCAGCAAATAGAGATCGCTGTGAAGGTTCTCAACCTCATGCAGCGTGGTGCATCTAAAAGTTTTGTTGCAGAATGCGAGACTTTAAGATGTGCTCGACATCGAAACCTTGTAAAGATATTGACTATCTGTTCAAGCATTGATTTTAAGGGCCATGACTTCAAGGCCCTCGTGTATGAGTTTCTACCGAATGGAAATTTGGATCAATGGCTGCACAAGCATATCATCGAAGATGGTGAACCAAAGGCACTAGATCTGATTGCAAGATTAAATGTTGCAACTAACGTGGCATCCTCACTTGATTACCTTCACCAACATAAGCCAACGCCGATTATTCACTGTGACCTTAAGCCAAGTAATGTTCTCCTGGACAGTTCCATGGTTGCTCGTGTGGGTGATTTTGGGCTTGCAAGGTTTCTACATCAAGATGTTGGTACATCAAGTGGATGGGCATCAATGAGAGGATCAATTGGATATGTAGCTCCAG AGTATGGATTGGGCAACGAAGTATCCACCCATGGTGATGTCTACAGCTACGGCATACTATTGCTGGAAATGTTTACTGGGAAAAGACCAACAAACAACGAATTTGGTGGAGCCATGGGGCTCCGCAAGTATGTTCAAAATGCACTACCAGACAGAGTTAGTACTATCATGGACCAACAGCTACAAATGAAGACAGAAGATGGGGAACCAGCCACCTCAAACTCCAAGCTCAGAATTTCCTGCATCGCTTCGATCCTGCAAGTTGGGATTTCCTGTTCAGAGGAGATGCCCATGGCTCGTGTGTCAATTGGAGATGCTCTGAAAGAGTTGCAAGCAATTAGAGATAAGTTTCAGAAGCTCCTTTGTAGTGAGGAAGCATCATCATCGCACTGA
- the LOC120688080 gene encoding cyclin-dependent kinases regulatory subunit 1-like, whose product MGQIQYSEKYFDDTYEYRHVVLPPEVAKLLPKNRLLSENEWRAIGVQQSRGWVHYAIHRPEPHIMLFRRPLNYQQQEAAAAAAAQMLPK is encoded by the exons ATGGGCCAGATCCAGTACTCCGAGAAGTACTTCGATGACACCTACGAGTACAG GCACGTCGTCCTCCCGCCCGAGGTCGCCAAGCTTCTCCCCAAGAACCGCCTCCTCTCCGAG AACGAGTGGCGTGCGATCGGCGTTCAGCAGAGCCGCGGGTGGGTGCACTATGCGATCCACCGACCGGAGCCGCACATCATGCTGTTCCGCCGCCCGCTCAACTACCAGCAGCAGGAggcggctgccgcggcggcggcgcagatgcTGCCCAAGTGA
- the LOC120691099 gene encoding pheophorbide a oxygenase, chloroplastic yields MRASIPTPSLLVAPSPPRLRSLYAAAAPTSRHHARGGGRPRTRLRVAAPPSAPGEAAEQQAEPSTSAPESGEKFSWRDHWYPVSLVEDLDPSRPTPFQLLNRDLVIWKDPKSGEWVALDDRCPHRLAPLSEGRIDETGCLQCSYHGWSFDGSGAWTRIPQAMPEGPEARAMRSPKACATKFPTLVSQGLLFVWPDENGWEKATATKPPMLPKEFDDPAFSTVTIQRDLYYGYDTLMENVSDPSHIEFAHHKVTGRRDRARPLTFKMESSGAWGYSGANSGNPRISATFEAPCYALNKIEIDTKLPIFGDQKWVIWICSFNIPMAPGKTRSIVCSARNFFQFTMPGKAWWQLVPRWYEHWTSNLVYDGDMIVLQGQEKIFLAASKESSADVNQQYTKITFTPTQADRFVLAFRTWLRKFGNSQPEWFGNPSQEALPSTVLSKREMLDRYEQHTLKCSSCKGAYNAFQTLQKVFMGATVVCCATAGIPADVHLRILIGAAALVSATLAYAFHDLQKNFVFVDYVHADID; encoded by the exons ATGCGCGCGTCGATCCCGACCCCCTCGCTCCTCGTCGCCCCGAGCCCGCCGCGGCTCCGCTCCCTCTACGCTGCCGCGGCTCCCACCTCCCGTCACCACGCCCGCGGAGGAGGACGTCCTCGCACCCGCCTGcgcgtggcggcgccgccgtccgcccccgGTGAAGCGGCGGAGCAGCAGGCGGAGCCGAGCACGTCGGCGCCCGAGTCCGGCGAGAAGTTCTCATGGAGGGACCACTGGTACCCCGTTTCCCTCGTCGAGGACCTCGACCCCAGCCGCCCCACCCCGTTCCAGCTCCTCAACCGCGACCTTGTCATCTGGAAGGACCCCAAGTCCGGCGAGTGGGTCGCGCTCGACGACCGCTGCCCCCACCGCCTCGCTCCGCTCTCG GAGGGGAGGATCGATGAGACGGGGTGCTTGCAGTGCTCGTACCACGGCTGGTCATTCGACGGCTCCGGCGCCTGGACCAGGATCCCTCAGGCCATGCCCGAGGGTCCCGAGGCCCGGGCAATGCGGTCGCCGAAGGCGTGCGCGACCAAGTTCCCCACCCTCGTCTCCCAGGGGCTGCTCTTCGTGTGGCCTGACGAGAATGGATGGGAGAAGGCCACTGCCACCAAGCCTCCAAT GTTGCCGAAAGAGTTTGATGACCCGGCCTTCTCCACGGTGACGATCCAGAGGGACTTGTACTATGGTTATGATACGTTGATGGAGAACGTCTCTGACCCGTCCCATATAGAATTTGCTCACCACAAG GTTACTGGACGAAGAGATAGAGCCAGGCCTTTGACATTTAAGATGGAATCAAGTGGTGCCTGGGGTTACTCAGGGGCAAATTCTGGTAATCCTCGCATCAGTGCAACTTTTGAGGCCCCGTGCTATGCATTAAATAA AATAGAGATAGACACAAAGCTGCCCATTTTTGGAGACCAGAAATGGGTCATATGGATATGCTCGTTTAACATTCCAATGGCACCAGGGAAGACTCGTTCTATTGTCTGCAGTGCTCGAAATTTTTTCCAGTTTACGATGCCAGGAAAAGCATGGTGGCAG CTTGTCCCTCGATGGTATGAACATTGGACTTCAAATTTGGTCTATGATGGTGACATGATCGTTCTTCAAGGCCAGGAGAAGATTTTCCTAGCTGCATCCAAGGAGTCTTCTGCAGATGTTAACCAGCAATACACAAAGATCACATTCACACCCACACAGGCTGACCGTTTTGTTTTAGCATTCCGCACATGGCTAAGGAAATTTGGCAATAGCCAACCTGAGTGGTTTGGAAATCCTAGCCAAGAAGCATTGCCTTCTACGGTCCTTTCAAAGCGCGAG ATGCTAGACAGATACGAGCAGCACACATTGAAATGCTCATCTTGCAAAGGAGCATATAATGCATTCCAGACTCTGCAGAAAGTCTTCATGGGGGCGACGGTAGTGTGCTGTGCTACCGCTGGGATTCCTGCTGATGTTCATCTCAGAATATTGATCGGTGCAGCTGCTTTGGTCAGTGCCACCCTGGCATACGCATTCCATGATCTCCAGAAGAACTTCGTATTCGTAGATTACGTGCATGCGGACATTGATTAG
- the LOC120689394 gene encoding translation initiation factor IF-2-like: MARGPTAGGQAAARGPRPAARQPRRRGGRGEAAGAGGVPRRGGRRPGSPGAGAAARLLAPEGCRDEVAGGQEARARAGSEATARWPAAGGQEARAGWAAARQPVPAGWPRRGSRRRRPGSPRSGGERGHGEVACGRRRGTGRGWGEATTRVRPAADEQLNEKSLLKLSLNCVLLIPNVKTSFI; the protein is encoded by the coding sequence ATGGCGAGGGGGCCGACGGCTGGCGGCCAGGCAGCGGCCCGCGGCCCGCGGCCAGCGGCcaggcagccgcggcggcggggtggccgcGGCGAGGCAGCTGGCGCCGGCGGGGTGCCGCgacgaggtggccggcggccaggAAGCCCGGGCGCGGGGGCCGCGGCGAGGCTGCTGGCGCCGGAGGGGTGCCGCgacgaggtggccggcggccaggAAGCCCGCGCTCGGGCGGGgagcgaggccacggcgaggtggccggcggccggcggccaggaAGCTCGCGCGGGGTGGGCCGCGGCGAGGCAGCCGGTGCCGGCGGGGTGGCCGCGGCGAggcagccggcgccggcggccaggaAGCCCGCGCTCGGGCGGGgagcgaggccacggcgaggtggcttgcggccggcggcgaggcactGGGCGCGGGTGGGGAGAGGCTACGACGAGAGTGCGACCGGCGGCCGACGAGCAATTGAATGAGAAGTCATTGTTGAAACTCTCACTCAATTGTGTACTTCTCATTCCTAATGTGAAGACATCCTTCATATAA
- the LOC120688079 gene encoding uncharacterized protein LOC120688079 isoform X2, whose product MLAREQKDTNYGLGGAWTLRQYTCLPPRIHICSSSGKMQTSQVFDNAHTQLLLLSSLKCKVCKESPRGCSLQFDIVKLVADYRQQRHLDTFSRLCFCSKEAYMQELQVRVLILL is encoded by the exons ATGCTTGCTAG AGAGCAGAAAG ATACTAACTACGGCCTGGGCGGGGCGTGGACGCTACGCCAATACACATGCTTGCCACCTCGAATTCACatctgcagcagcagcggcaagaTGCAAACATCACAGG TATTTGACAACGCACACACACAactgctgctgctctcctctCTCAAGTGCAAAGTATGCAAGGAGTCACCAAGGGGCTGCAGTTTGCAATTCGACATTG TGAAGCTGGTTGCTGACTATAGACAACAAAGACACCTAGACACATTCTCAAGACTCTGTTTTTGCTCCAAGGAGGCATACATGCAG GAGCTGCAGGTTCGTGTTCTGATTCTTCTATGA